A stretch of DNA from Methylosinus sp. LW4:
GTCTCCGCGCGCAGCGGCGATCGGCGCGGCCGCTTTGTCCGGCGCGAGGGGGTCGCGCAGGGCCGACAGCCGAAGCAAGGGCGCCTATGCGGCGACAGCGCCTATTCGGAGAAAAGGATGAGCGTGATCCGTGTCGAGGACGCAGACGGCGTCACCCACGAGCTGGAGCCTGTGGAAGGCTGGCGGTTGATGGAAATTTTGCGGGATTACGGCATGGGCATGGAGGGCACATGCGGCGGCGCGGTCGCCTGCGCCTCCTGCCATATCGTTCTCGACCCCGAATGGGCGGACAAGGTCGCGCCGCCGCGCGAGGACGAGATCGACAAGCTCGACGAGCTGCCCTTTCTGCATGAGACCTCGCGGCTCTCCTGCCAGATCATCTGGTCGGACGAGCTCGACGGGCTGAAGCTCACACTGGTCAAGGAGCCGACATGACGCGGCCCGCCAATCCCAAATTCTCGCCCAAAATCCTGCTCGCCTCCGATCTCGCCGAGGGCGATGTCGTGTTCTGGGGGCCGGACGGCTGGGAGCGCGATCTCCTGCGCGCGAAAATTGCTTATGACGAGGCCGAGGCGGCGACGCTGGACGCGGCGGGCAAGGCGGCGGTCGCCGCCAATCGCGTCGTCGACGCCTATCTGGTCGATGTGACGGTGGATGCGGCCGGCGCGCCGACGCCGTCGCATTTTCGCGAGAAGTTCCGCGCCGCCGGCCCCAGCGTGCGGCGCGATCTCGGCAAGCAGGCAGGGCTGCAAGGAGCGGGGAATCGATGACTGCGCATGATCCGGCCTTGCCGCCGCGCCCCAATGCCGCGCCGACCATCTACGCCTATGACGAATATGACCGTGCCTTCGTGCGCGAGCGCGTCGCGGAATTCCGCGGCCAGGTGGAGCGGCGCCTCGCCGGCGCGCTGACCGAGGACGAATTCCGCCCGTTTCGCCTGATGAACGGGCTCTATCTGCAGCTGCACGCCTATATGCTGCGCGTCGCCATTCCCTATGGCTCGCTCACCTCGCGGCAGATGCGCCAGCTCGCCCTTATCGCCGACACATGGGACAAGGGCTACGGCCATTTCACCACGCGGCAGAACCTCCAATATAATTGGCCCAAGCTCGTCGATGTGCCGGATATTCTCGAGGCGCTCGCCGACGTCGACATGCACGCCATTCAGACCTCCGGCAATTGCATCCGCAATGTGACAGCCGATCATTTCGCCGGCGTCGCCGCCGATGAGCTGGAGGACCCGCGGCCGACGGCGGAGTTTCTGCGCCAATGGTCGAGCGCCCATGCCGAGTTCAGCTTTCTGCCGCGCAAGTTCAAGATCGCGGTGAGCGGCGCCGAGCATGACCGCGCCGCGATCAAGATTCACGACATCGGCCTGCGCATCGTGCAGAATGCGGAAGGCGAGATCGGCTATGAGGTGATCGTCGGCGGCGGTCTCGGCCGCACGCCTTTCGTCGGCAAGCTGCTGCGGGAGTTCCTGCCGCGCGCCGATCTGCTCGCCTATCTCGAGGCGATCTTGCGCGTCTATAATCGCTTCGGCCGCCGCGACAACAAATATAAGGCGCGCATCAAAATATTGGTGCACGAGACCGGGCTCGACGAGATTCGCGCGCAGGTGGAGGCGGAGCTCGCCGCCATGGATCGCGCGCCTTTCGCCTATGACGCGCAGGAGCTGGAGCGCGTCGTCGCCGCCTTCGCGCCGCCCGATTACGAGACCTTGCCGGCGCATTCGGACGGCTTCGAAAAGGCCAAGGCGGAGAACGGCGAATTCGCCGCATTCGCCGCGACGAATGTCGCGCCGCACAAGGTTCCCGGCTACGCCATCGTCACTGTCTCGCTGAAGCCGATCGGCGGTATTCCGGGCGACGCCACTTCCGCGCAAATGCGCGCGCTCGCCGATGCGGCCGACGAATACGGCTTTGGCGAATTGCGCGTCAGCCATGAGCAGAACATCATTCTTCCGCATGTGAAGAAGGATGATCTCCTCGCTCTGTGGCGCGATCTTTCGGCGGCGGGCCTCGCGACCGCCAACGCCGGGCTCATCAGCGACATCATCTCCTGCCCGGGGCTCGATTATTGCTCGCTGGCGACGGCGCGCTCCATCCCGATCGCGCAGGCGATCTCCGAGCGTTTCGCCGATCTCGAGCGCCAGCGCCTCATCGGCAAGCTGGGGATCAAGATTTCTGGCTGCATCAACGCCTGCGGCCATCATCATATCGGCGCGATCGGCATTCTCGGCCTCGAGAAGAAGGGCGTCGAATCCTATCAGATCACGCTCGGCGGCGATCCGACGCTTTCGGCCTCGATCGGCGAATTGCTCGGTCCCGGCGTGTCGGCGGAAGAGGTTCCCGACGTGATCGAGAGCCTGGTGCAATTCTATCTCGCCGAGCGGCGCGACGGCGAGGCTTTCATCGACACATGGCGGCGCTTGGGCCATAAGCGCTTCAAGGAATCTGCGCGCCGGGAGGGCGAGGATGGCTCTGGTATCTGACGGCGCTTTCATCGCGGACGAGTGGCGCCGTCTCGCCGATGAGGAATCGCTTCCCGGCTCCGGCAAGGTGATCGTCTCGCTCGCGCGTCTGCCCGCCGCGCTGGAGGATGCGCGGCCGACGGCGCTCGGCGTCTATGTCGCCAACACGACGGACCCCAAGGCGCTGGCGCCTCATTTCGCGCGTCTCGCGCTCATCGACATCGCCTTTCCGGCCTTCACCGATGGGCGCGGCTTCTCGCTGGCGCGTCTGCTGCGCCGCGAGGGCTTCGCCGGCGAATTGCGGGCGAGCGGAAGGCTGACGCCGGACCAATATCTGCATGCGATCGGCGGGGGCTTCGACACGATCGAGATACCGGACGAGCTCGCGGCGCATCATGGCGAGGCCAATTGGGCCAAGGCCCGTCAGGCGCGCAGCCTCTCCTATCAGCGTGGCGTCGCCGGCGGCGCGTCCATACTCGAGCGTCGGCGAAAGGGCGTGGCATGAAGACGTCGATCGTCGAAACGCTGGCGCCGCGCCTCGCGCCGCTCGATCTCGATCATCGCCTGAAGCTCACGCGCGAGGTCATTCCCGGCCGCATCGTCTTCACGACGAGCTTCGGCATAGAGGATCAGCTCGTCACCCATTCCATCTTCACCCAGGGCCTTGAGATCGAGGTGGTGACGATCGACACGGGCCGTCTCTTCGAGGAGACGATCGCCCTTTGGGAGAAGACCGAGGCGCGCTATGCGCGGCGCATTCACGCCGCCTATCCGCAGGCGCTGCCGCTCGCCGATTATGTCGCCGAGCATGGCGTCAACGGCTTCTATCGCTCGGTCGAGAATCGCAAGGCCTGCTGTCATATTCGCAAGGTGGAGCCGCTGTCGCGCCTGCTCGCCGGCGCCTCCGCCTGGGTGACGGGCCTGCGCGCCGATCAATCGCAGGCGCGCGAGGGCGTGCATCTCATCGAGAGCGACGCCGAGCGTCGGCTCATCAAGCTCAATCCGCTCGCCGATTACACGCGCGACTCCATCGTCGCCGCGACGGAGGAATTCAGCGTTCCGGTGAACGAGCTGCACGCCAAGGGCTTTCTCTCCATCGGCTGCGCGCCCTGCACGCGCGCGCTGGAGCCCGGCGAGAGCGAGCGCGCCGGCCGCTGGTGGTGGGAAGAGGACGAGAAGAAAGAATGCGGCCTGCATGTCGGGCCGGACGGAAGGCTGACGCGCGGCCCGGCGCCGGAGGGCTCGCAATGAACGCGCTGGCGTCCAAACCTCTCGGCCATTTGGATCGGCTGGAGGCGGAGAGCATCCACATCATGCGCGAGGTCGTCGCCGAATGCGAGCGGCCGGTGATGCTCTACTCCATCGGCAAGGATTCGGCGGTGATGCTGCATCTCGCCATGAAGGCCTTTTATCCGTCGAAGCCGCCATTCCCGCTTCTGCATGTCGACACGACATGGAAGTTCAAGGAAATGATCGCCTTTCGCGACCGCCGCGCGGCCGAGACGGGCCTCGAGCTGCTCGTGCACTCCAATCCTGAAGGGATCGCGATGAATATCGATCCCACAGTGCATGGCTCGCAGCTGCATACGCAGATCATGAAGACCGACGCGCTGAAGCAGGCGCTCGACAAATGGAAATTCGACGCGGCCTTCGGCGGCGCGCGGCGCGACGAGGAGAAATCCCGCGCCAAGGAGCGCGTGCTCTCCTTCCGCAATGCGCAGCATCGCTGGGATCCGAAGGCGCAGCGCCCCGAGTTCTGGCGCCTCTACAATGCGCGCAAGGGGCCGGGCGAGAGCCTGCGCGTCTTCCCTCTGTCCAATTGGACCGAGGCCGATGTGTGGGATTACATCGCGCGCGAGGGCATCGACGTCGTGCCGCTCTATTTCGCCAAGGAGCGGCCGGTGGTCGATCGCGGCGGCATGCTCATCATGGTGGACGACGATCGCCTGAAGCTGCAGCCCGGCGAGACCGTGCAGCAGAGGCTGGTGCGCTTCCGCACGCTCGGCTGCTATCCGCTGACCGGCGCGATCGACAGCTCCGCGGCGACGCTGGAGGAGATCATCGCCGAAATGCGCGCGAGCCGCTCCTCCGAGCGTCAGGGCCGCCTCATCGATCACGACGGCTCCTCCTCCATGGAGCAGAAGAAGCAGGAGGGTTATTTTTGATGCACGGCGGCCTCGCCACGCCCGCGCCGCTGCGCGCTCCCGCCGGGCCGGCGCCCGCCGACAAGCCCTTGCTGCGCTTCATCACCTGCGGCTCGGTGGACGACGGCAAGTCGACGCTGATCGGCCGCCTGCTCTATGACGCCGATCTCGCCGCCGACGATCTCATCGCCGCGCTCGAGAAGGATTCGAAGAAGCACGGCACGCAGGGCGACGATCTCGATTTCGCGCTGCTCGTCGACGGTCTCGCGGCGGAGCGCGAGCAGGGCATCACCATCGATGTCGCCTATCGCTATTTCGCGACGGAGAAACGCAAGTTCATCGTCGCCGACACGCCCGGCCATGTGCAATACACGCGCAATATGGCGACCGGCGCCTCGACGGCCGATCTCGCCGTTCTGCTCGTCGACGCGCGCAAGGGCCTGCTCGACCAGACGCGCCGGCACAGCGTCATCGTCTCCATGCTCGGCGTGCGCCATGTCGTCGTCGCTATCAACAAGATGGACCTCGCCTCCTATTCGCAGGAGGTCTTCACGGCGATCGAGCGCGACTTCCGCGCCTTCGCCGAGCATTTGCGCTTTCTCACCATTCAGGTGATTCCGCTTGTCGCCAAGGATGGCGACAATCTCGTGCACGCCAGCACGAAGATGGACTGGTATTCCGGCCCGCCGCTGCTCGCCTATCTCGAGAGCGTCGCCTCGGATGACAACGCCCGTGTGCTGCCCTTCCGCTTCCCCGTGCAATGGGTGAACCGGCCGTCTCATGATTTCCGCGGCTTCTCCGGCTTCATCGCCGGCGGCAATGTGAAGCCGGGCGATATCGTCCGCGTGCTGCCCTCCGGCCGCGACACGACGATCGCGCGCATTGTCACCTATGACGGCGATCTCGCCCATGCGGTGGCTGGCCAGTCGGTGACGCTGACGCTCACCGAGGAGATCGACATTTCGCGCGGCGACATGCTCGCCTCGCCGGTGTCGCCGGCCAAGATCGGCGATCGCCTGTCGGCCCGCCTTCTGTGGCTGGTGCGCGAGCCGCTCACGCTGGACAAGAGCTATCTTTTGAAGCTCGGCGCGCGCATGACGCCGGCCTTTGTGAAGCAGGTCGCCTCGCTGATAAAGATCGAGACCGGCCTCGCAGAGCCGCTCGCCGATGCGACGCAGACGCTCGCCTTCAACGAGATCGGCGAGGCGGAGCTGTGGCTCGACACGGCCATCGCCTGCGATCTCTATGAGGACAATCGCGAGACCGGCGGCTTCATCCTCATCGACCGCGTGACCAATGAGACGGTCGCCGTCGGCATGGTGAAGCAATCGGCCTGGACCGAGCGCAGCGCGCGCAATGGCGTGGAGGCGAGCTACGCCTCCATGGAAGGCGTGCCGCCGCCCGATCATCTGCTGCATCCGACGCCTTTGCGCAGTCTGGTGAAGTCGCTGTCCTGGCGTGTGCCCGGCAGCGTCATCACTTTCGGCGCGGCCTTTCTGTTCACGCAGGACACGGGCATATCGGCGGCGATCACCGGCACGGAGATCGTCTCCAAGATCGTGCTCTATTATCTGCACGAGCGCCTATGGACGCGCTTCGCCGTCGGCCTCACCAATGGCGAGCCGCCGCACGACGACACGGGATTGTAAGGGCGCTCGCGCGAGACGCTGAAGCGCCCCCTCCCTCGCCCTCCCCCGCTAACGCGGGAGAGGGAAGACGACGACATTTCGCCGAGCCTCGATGAAGCGCGCAATCCGCTCCCTCTCCTGCGAAGCGGGGGAGGGTCGGGGAGGGGGCGCGATCGCGGCGCCGCTCGCCATCAATGCGCCTCGTCCCAATTCTGCGCGGCGCGGGCTTCCACTTCCAGCGGCACGGAGAGCGCCACCGCCGGATGCGGCGCCTCTTCCATCACGCGCTTGACGATGCGGATCGTCGCCTCGGCTTCGTCCTTCGGCGCCTCGAACACCAGCTCGTCATGCACTTGCAGCAGCATGCGCGCGCTCAGCCGCTCATGCGCGAGCGCTTCGTCCATGCGCGCCATGGCGCGGCGGATGATGTCGGCGGCCGCGCCTTGGATCGGCGCATTGATCGCCGCGCGCTCGAAGAAAGCGCGCTCCGAAGCGTTGGAGGAGCCGATGCGCGGGAAATGGCATTTGCGGCCGAAGATGGTGGTGACGAGGCCGTTCTCCCGCACGGCCTTGCGCGTCTTGTCCATATAGGCGCGAATGCCGGGGAAGCGCTCGAAATAGCGCTTGATATAGGCGGCCGCCTCTTCGCGCGGAATGGAGAGCTGATTGGCGAGGCCGAAGGCGGAAATGCCATAGATGATGCCGAAATTGATCGCCTTCGCGCGGCGGCGCACCTCTGACGGCATTCCCTGCACCGGCACGCCGAACATTTCGCTCGCCGTCATCGCGTGAATGTCGATTCCATCCGCGAAGGCCTGCCGCAATTGCGGAATATCGGCGATATGCGCGAGCAGGCGCAATTCGATCTGCGAATAATCCGCCGAGATGAGCACATTGCCGGGCTCGGCGACGAAGGCCGTGCGAATCTTGCGCCCCGCCTCATTGCGCACGGGGATGTTCTGCAGATTGGGGTCCGACGAAGAGAGTCGTCCCGTCGTCGTCGCGGCCAGCGCGTAAGATGTGTGGACGCGATGCGTCGTCTTGTTCACGAAGCCGGGCAGCGCATCCGTGTATGTGGATTTGAGCTTGGAGAGCTGCCGCCAATCCAATATTCGCGCGGCGAAAATATTGCCGCTCTCGGCCAATTCGTCGAGCACGCTGGCCGAGGTGGACCAAGCGCCGGTCGCGGTCTTCTTGGCGCCGGGCAGGCCCATCTTGCCGAAGAGAATATCGCCCAATTGCTTGGGCGAGCCGAGATTGAAGCTCTCGCCGGCGAGCTCGTGAATCTCGGCCTCGAGCCGCGCCATATCCTGCGCGAATTCGCCGGAGAGGCGCGAGAGAATATTGCGGTCGATGGCGATTCCGCGTCGCTCCATCTTGGCGAGCACGCTCACCATGGGGCGCTCCAGCGTCTCATAGACGCTGGTCATATGCTCGGCGGAAAGGCGCGGCCTCAGCGCGCGCCACAGACGCAGAGCGACATCGGAATCTTCCGCCGCATATTCGGTCGCTTTGTCGAGCGGCACGCGCGCGAAGCCGATGAATGTGCGGCCGGAGCCGGCGACGGCGGAGAAGGGAATGCATTCGTGGCCGAGATGCTTCTTCGAAAGCTCGTCGAGGCCGTGATTATTGCGGCCGGCGTCGAGCACATAAGAGATCAGCATCGTGTCCTCGATCGGCGCGACATCGATGCCGCAGCAAGCCAGAACGAGGAGATCATATTTCATATTATGCGCGATCTTCAGCACGCCGCGCGCTTCCAGCAGCGGCTTCAGATGCGCGAGCGCGTCCGCAAAAGGAATTTGCACGGGCGGCGGATCGCCGCCGAGCAGATCGGCGCCGGTGGGCGCGACATGTTGCAGCGGAATATAGCAAGCGCGTCCGGGCGCCGTCGCCAGCGAGACGCCCACGAGATCGCAGGACATGGGATCGAGCGAGGTCGTCTCCGTATCCATCGCGACGACGCCGATCGCAAAAGCTTCCGCGATCCAGGCGTCGAGCCGTTCGAGCGTCGTCACCGTCTCATAGAGCGAGCGATCGATTTTGGTGGCGATGCCTTGCTCGCGCCGCGCCTCGGCGAGCGCGGCCGGGCCGAGCGCGCCCTTCTCCGCCGTGGGAGCGGCGGGCGCAGTCGCTTCGGGCGCGGGGAGGGCGGGCGCCTCGGCGACCTCGCCATTGCGGCCGCGCCATCCCGCCGGGCCGACAAAGGCGGGGTCCGGTTCTATCTCATTCGCCTCGACGCCATAGGTCTCCGCGGCGCGGCGCGTGAGCTGCGTGAACTCCATCGCCTGCAGAAAGCCGACCAGCGTCTTGCCGTCCGGCTGATGCAGGCCGAGATCGTCCAGCGGAATCTCCAGCGGGGCGTCGTCGACGAGCTTCACCAGTCTCTGCGAGGTGCGGATCAGCGCGACGCTCGCAGGGTCGGTCAGCGTCTCGCGGCGCTTGGGCTGCTTGATCTCGCCGGCGCGCGCCAGCAGCGTGTCTAGATCGCCGTACTCATTGATGAGCTGCGCGGCGGTTTTCACGCCAATACCCTTGGCGCCCGGCACATTGTCGGTGGAATCGCCGGCGAGCGCCTGCACATCGACGACCTTCGCAGGCGGCACGCCGAAATAATCGACCACTTCGGCGACGCCGATGCGTCGCTCCTCGCGCGCGCCGGAAGCGGGATCATACATCGACACTTTATCGTCGATGAGCTGCATCAGATCCTTGTCGGCGGAGACGATCAGCACATCGGCGCCGCGCGCGCGCGCTTGCTTAGCGTAAGTGGCGATGAGATCGTCCGCCTCATAGACGTCCTGCTCGATCGGCAGCAGGCCGAAGGCGCGCACGGCTGCGCGCATCAGCGGAAATTGCGGAATGAGATCGTCGGGCGGGTCCTGACGATGCGCCTTGTAATCGGGGTAGATCTCCTTGCGGAAGGAGTTCTCCGATTTGTCGAAGATGATGGCGAGATGCGTCGGCGTGAGATCGGCCGCGCCCTCGCGGATGAATTGAAACAGCTTGGCGCAGAACAGCCGCACCGCGCCGGTCGGCAGCCGGTCCGTGCGATAATTATATTTCGCGTCCTGCCGTATCGACTGGAAATAGGCGCGAAAGACGAAGGACGAGCCGTCGACGAGGAAGACGCGGCTGTCGGGACCGACGGGCTTATGTGTGAGAGTCATCGCGCGAGGAGCATGAACGCTGGGCCCTCGAAGAGAGGGCGGAAAGGGCGCGCGCAAGATAGCCCCGATCTCTCGGCATGGATACCCCCGGCTCGTCGCCCGGCGCGGCGCCGCGCAGGCAAAAAGGCCTCGCGCGGCCGAAGCCGGCGAGGCAGTCGGGATCGTCACACTTACGGCGGCGACGGTAGCGTCTGCGCCGCGCCGTTGAACCGCCAATCGGCGAGAGGCGACGGGTCCAGCGCCGCGCGCAAAAAAAATCGCCCCGCTCGGGCGCGCGGGGCGAAGCGAAGCGAGACGAATTCGGATGAATTGCGGCTCGCCGCGCGTTCGTCAATTGATCATGCGCGTGGTGGCGCCGGTGTCGCCCGTCACGCTCGCGCTCTTGGGCGAAATCCATTCTGGAACCTTCGTCAGCGCGACGGCGACGAAGGCGA
This window harbors:
- a CDS encoding phosphoadenylyl-sulfate reductase, translated to MKTSIVETLAPRLAPLDLDHRLKLTREVIPGRIVFTTSFGIEDQLVTHSIFTQGLEIEVVTIDTGRLFEETIALWEKTEARYARRIHAAYPQALPLADYVAEHGVNGFYRSVENRKACCHIRKVEPLSRLLAGASAWVTGLRADQSQAREGVHLIESDAERRLIKLNPLADYTRDSIVAATEEFSVPVNELHAKGFLSIGCAPCTRALEPGESERAGRWWWEEDEKKECGLHVGPDGRLTRGPAPEGSQ
- the cysN gene encoding sulfate adenylyltransferase subunit CysN produces the protein MHGGLATPAPLRAPAGPAPADKPLLRFITCGSVDDGKSTLIGRLLYDADLAADDLIAALEKDSKKHGTQGDDLDFALLVDGLAAEREQGITIDVAYRYFATEKRKFIVADTPGHVQYTRNMATGASTADLAVLLVDARKGLLDQTRRHSVIVSMLGVRHVVVAINKMDLASYSQEVFTAIERDFRAFAEHLRFLTIQVIPLVAKDGDNLVHASTKMDWYSGPPLLAYLESVASDDNARVLPFRFPVQWVNRPSHDFRGFSGFIAGGNVKPGDIVRVLPSGRDTTIARIVTYDGDLAHAVAGQSVTLTLTEEIDISRGDMLASPVSPAKIGDRLSARLLWLVREPLTLDKSYLLKLGARMTPAFVKQVASLIKIETGLAEPLADATQTLAFNEIGEAELWLDTAIACDLYEDNRETGGFILIDRVTNETVAVGMVKQSAWTERSARNGVEASYASMEGVPPPDHLLHPTPLRSLVKSLSWRVPGSVITFGAAFLFTQDTGISAAITGTEIVSKIVLYYLHERLWTRFAVGLTNGEPPHDDTGL
- a CDS encoding DUF934 domain-containing protein; this encodes MALVSDGAFIADEWRRLADEESLPGSGKVIVSLARLPAALEDARPTALGVYVANTTDPKALAPHFARLALIDIAFPAFTDGRGFSLARLLRREGFAGELRASGRLTPDQYLHAIGGGFDTIEIPDELAAHHGEANWAKARQARSLSYQRGVAGGASILERRRKGVA
- a CDS encoding 2Fe-2S iron-sulfur cluster-binding protein; the encoded protein is MSVIRVEDADGVTHELEPVEGWRLMEILRDYGMGMEGTCGGAVACASCHIVLDPEWADKVAPPREDEIDKLDELPFLHETSRLSCQIIWSDELDGLKLTLVKEPT
- a CDS encoding DUF2849 domain-containing protein — translated: MTRPANPKFSPKILLASDLAEGDVVFWGPDGWERDLLRAKIAYDEAEAATLDAAGKAAVAANRVVDAYLVDVTVDAAGAPTPSHFREKFRAAGPSVRRDLGKQAGLQGAGNR
- the cysD gene encoding sulfate adenylyltransferase subunit CysD, encoding MNALASKPLGHLDRLEAESIHIMREVVAECERPVMLYSIGKDSAVMLHLAMKAFYPSKPPFPLLHVDTTWKFKEMIAFRDRRAAETGLELLVHSNPEGIAMNIDPTVHGSQLHTQIMKTDALKQALDKWKFDAAFGGARRDEEKSRAKERVLSFRNAQHRWDPKAQRPEFWRLYNARKGPGESLRVFPLSNWTEADVWDYIAREGIDVVPLYFAKERPVVDRGGMLIMVDDDRLKLQPGETVQQRLVRFRTLGCYPLTGAIDSSAATLEEIIAEMRASRSSERQGRLIDHDGSSSMEQKKQEGYF
- a CDS encoding nitrite/sulfite reductase; translation: MTAHDPALPPRPNAAPTIYAYDEYDRAFVRERVAEFRGQVERRLAGALTEDEFRPFRLMNGLYLQLHAYMLRVAIPYGSLTSRQMRQLALIADTWDKGYGHFTTRQNLQYNWPKLVDVPDILEALADVDMHAIQTSGNCIRNVTADHFAGVAADELEDPRPTAEFLRQWSSAHAEFSFLPRKFKIAVSGAEHDRAAIKIHDIGLRIVQNAEGEIGYEVIVGGGLGRTPFVGKLLREFLPRADLLAYLEAILRVYNRFGRRDNKYKARIKILVHETGLDEIRAQVEAELAAMDRAPFAYDAQELERVVAAFAPPDYETLPAHSDGFEKAKAENGEFAAFAATNVAPHKVPGYAIVTVSLKPIGGIPGDATSAQMRALADAADEYGFGELRVSHEQNIILPHVKKDDLLALWRDLSAAGLATANAGLISDIISCPGLDYCSLATARSIPIAQAISERFADLERQRLIGKLGIKISGCINACGHHHIGAIGILGLEKKGVESYQITLGGDPTLSASIGELLGPGVSAEEVPDVIESLVQFYLAERRDGEAFIDTWRRLGHKRFKESARREGEDGSGI
- the polA gene encoding DNA polymerase I gives rise to the protein MTLTHKPVGPDSRVFLVDGSSFVFRAYFQSIRQDAKYNYRTDRLPTGAVRLFCAKLFQFIREGAADLTPTHLAIIFDKSENSFRKEIYPDYKAHRQDPPDDLIPQFPLMRAAVRAFGLLPIEQDVYEADDLIATYAKQARARGADVLIVSADKDLMQLIDDKVSMYDPASGAREERRIGVAEVVDYFGVPPAKVVDVQALAGDSTDNVPGAKGIGVKTAAQLINEYGDLDTLLARAGEIKQPKRRETLTDPASVALIRTSQRLVKLVDDAPLEIPLDDLGLHQPDGKTLVGFLQAMEFTQLTRRAAETYGVEANEIEPDPAFVGPAGWRGRNGEVAEAPALPAPEATAPAAPTAEKGALGPAALAEARREQGIATKIDRSLYETVTTLERLDAWIAEAFAIGVVAMDTETTSLDPMSCDLVGVSLATAPGRACYIPLQHVAPTGADLLGGDPPPVQIPFADALAHLKPLLEARGVLKIAHNMKYDLLVLACCGIDVAPIEDTMLISYVLDAGRNNHGLDELSKKHLGHECIPFSAVAGSGRTFIGFARVPLDKATEYAAEDSDVALRLWRALRPRLSAEHMTSVYETLERPMVSVLAKMERRGIAIDRNILSRLSGEFAQDMARLEAEIHELAGESFNLGSPKQLGDILFGKMGLPGAKKTATGAWSTSASVLDELAESGNIFAARILDWRQLSKLKSTYTDALPGFVNKTTHRVHTSYALAATTTGRLSSSDPNLQNIPVRNEAGRKIRTAFVAEPGNVLISADYSQIELRLLAHIADIPQLRQAFADGIDIHAMTASEMFGVPVQGMPSEVRRRAKAINFGIIYGISAFGLANQLSIPREEAAAYIKRYFERFPGIRAYMDKTRKAVRENGLVTTIFGRKCHFPRIGSSNASERAFFERAAINAPIQGAAADIIRRAMARMDEALAHERLSARMLLQVHDELVFEAPKDEAEATIRIVKRVMEEAPHPAVALSVPLEVEARAAQNWDEAH